The proteins below come from a single Cylindrospermopsis raciborskii Cr2010 genomic window:
- a CDS encoding LmeA family phospholipid-binding protein: protein MTKRTFQGEKSSKTRIITKILNAAIKLWLRSQLSEVSELEIKVDTDDQQLLSGRIPKVSILATKAVYQGIHITRVQLTAQEIHVNLGSVIRGQPLRLLSVVPVFGELLINEVELNSSLPSPLLSHAIKETVLKTIPELGKKYQSIFWNEIALHTQGFILQGVAQSAGKSESLGVRVKLQLVSGQEIKLTLYKDIYSPCQAAEGEIDHIEELLHLGSDVDLEELSLESGQISCRGKINVNP from the coding sequence ATGACAAAACGAACCTTTCAGGGAGAAAAAAGTAGTAAGACCCGAATAATAACTAAGATTCTTAATGCAGCAATTAAGCTTTGGTTAAGATCTCAGTTAAGTGAGGTTTCCGAGCTAGAGATTAAGGTTGATACAGACGATCAGCAGTTGCTTTCTGGGCGTATCCCCAAAGTCTCCATTTTGGCGACTAAGGCAGTTTACCAGGGTATTCATATTACCCGTGTTCAACTTACAGCTCAGGAAATACATGTTAACCTTGGCTCTGTGATCCGAGGCCAACCATTACGACTGTTGTCAGTAGTGCCCGTGTTTGGTGAACTACTTATCAACGAGGTGGAACTAAATAGTTCCCTCCCTTCTCCGCTACTTTCTCATGCTATCAAAGAGACGGTACTTAAAACAATACCAGAACTTGGCAAAAAATACCAGTCTATTTTCTGGAATGAAATTGCACTCCATACCCAGGGTTTTATACTCCAAGGTGTGGCTCAAAGTGCTGGAAAGTCTGAGTCTTTAGGGGTTCGCGTCAAATTACAACTGGTGAGTGGGCAAGAAATAAAATTAACACTGTATAAAGACATCTATAGTCCATGTCAAGCTGCAGAAGGTGAGATTGATCATATTGAAGAACTTTTACATCTGGGTTCAGATGTAGATTTAGAGGAATTGAGTCTGGAATCGGGACAGATTTCCTGTCGAGGAAAGATTAATGTCAATCCATGA
- a CDS encoding pseudouridine synthase codes for METRVQKIISQWGIASRREAEEMIGQSRVRINGILARLGQKVDPRVDIISIDGKPLIQGNRPALVYLLLNKPTGVVSTCNDPQGRTTVLDLLPAKLRQGTGIHPVGRLDADSTGALILTNDGDLTFALTHPSHDIPKTYHVVVEGHPPTNVLRMWSQGVMLDGRKTRTAQVKLIEQGVTQSKLEIILQEGRNRQIRRVAQQLGYPVVHLDRRAIGTIQLQNSQGKFIDTGKYRHLITSEIILLQHLIHRIRN; via the coding sequence ATGGAAACAAGGGTACAAAAAATTATTTCTCAATGGGGTATAGCCTCCCGTCGCGAAGCTGAAGAGATGATTGGACAATCACGAGTGCGGATCAATGGAATTTTGGCGCGCTTGGGTCAAAAGGTCGATCCTAGAGTGGATATAATCTCCATTGATGGTAAACCCTTAATACAGGGTAATCGTCCAGCTTTAGTGTATTTACTATTAAACAAACCCACAGGAGTGGTTTCCACCTGTAATGATCCTCAAGGTAGAACAACAGTTTTAGATCTGTTACCGGCAAAATTACGCCAGGGTACTGGTATTCATCCTGTCGGAAGGTTAGACGCTGATTCTACTGGGGCATTAATCTTAACCAATGATGGAGATCTAACATTTGCTCTTACTCATCCTAGTCATGATATTCCCAAAACCTATCATGTTGTAGTGGAAGGACATCCGCCAACAAACGTTCTGAGGATGTGGAGTCAGGGAGTAATGTTAGACGGGAGGAAAACACGAACTGCCCAAGTTAAATTAATCGAACAGGGGGTCACCCAAAGTAAACTGGAGATTATTTTACAGGAGGGAAGAAACCGTCAGATTCGTCGTGTGGCTCAACAGTTGGGATATCCAGTTGTGCACCTTGATCGCAGAGCAATAGGGACAATCCAACTGCAAAATTCACAGGGTAAATTTATTGATACTGGTAAGTATCGTCATCTTATAACCAGCGAGATTATTTTATTACAGCATCTGATCCACCGGATACGAAATTGA
- a CDS encoding helix-turn-helix domain-containing protein, which yields MLKITKWLRLPKRADKPKNLSIEEQQLQKLLELGSQLAALRQEKGLSINEVVLTTRIPGRLLTAIEAGDLSSLPEPVYIQGLIRQFANALSLNGVELASSFPTGSPKLVFKPRYGYRNRVFLELRPFHLYLLYIFVIVCSVTGLSQSLTQNIEAKGNDNEPRLQASTDMSDKKSPTKMVTVRPMVTLVSDRTDAKNNLVQVRIFVNSQAWIRVVSDSKTKFEGVLTKGSQRDWEATGELIVKTNNAGGVVMKVNQEEPKQMGKPGRSGEIRIASKNLQF from the coding sequence ATGTTGAAAATTACGAAATGGTTAAGGTTGCCTAAAAGGGCCGACAAACCAAAAAACCTCTCAATAGAAGAGCAACAGTTACAAAAACTTTTGGAGTTGGGGAGTCAGTTAGCAGCTTTACGTCAGGAAAAGGGGTTGTCTATAAATGAAGTGGTTTTGACTACGAGAATTCCCGGTCGTTTGCTCACTGCAATTGAGGCAGGAGACTTGTCAAGTCTCCCCGAACCTGTTTATATTCAGGGTTTAATCAGACAATTTGCTAATGCACTGAGTTTAAATGGAGTGGAGTTAGCCAGTAGTTTCCCCACGGGGTCACCAAAATTAGTTTTTAAACCTAGATATGGATATAGAAATCGGGTTTTCTTAGAATTGCGTCCTTTCCATCTTTATTTGCTTTACATATTTGTCATAGTTTGTTCGGTAACTGGTCTATCTCAATCCCTAACTCAAAATATAGAAGCTAAAGGAAACGACAATGAACCTCGCCTACAAGCTAGTACCGATATGTCTGATAAAAAATCCCCTACTAAAATGGTAACAGTGCGTCCAATGGTCACTTTGGTTAGTGACAGGACTGATGCCAAGAATAATCTTGTCCAGGTTCGTATTTTTGTCAATTCGCAGGCTTGGATCCGTGTTGTGTCCGATAGCAAAACGAAATTTGAAGGAGTTTTGACCAAGGGATCCCAAAGGGATTGGGAAGCTACTGGGGAACTCATAGTCAAAACAAATAATGCTGGAGGTGTGGTAATGAAGGTCAATCAGGAAGAACCTAAACAAATGGGAAAACCAGGGAGATCTGGTGAAATTAGAATTGCATCTAAAAACCTTCAATTTTGA
- the malQ gene encoding 4-alpha-glucanotransferase, whose translation MPFPRSSGILLHPSCFPSRFGIGDLGLEAYRFIDFLKESYQQYWQVLPLGPTGYGSSPYMCYSAMAGNHLLISPDKLVNEGLLCEADFADLPQFTADKVDFAQVIPQKINLLQRACDNFQRSANSHQRTAFDQFCQSKGYWLNNYALFMSIKDAQEGEGWYNWPLELAKREPEAISKIEQDLAEQIFYYKFIQYEFFRQWSELKEYANERGIGIIGDIPIYVAHDSADVWANPEFFALDTKTGAVDLMAGVPPDYFSATGQLWGNPVYNWEELEKQDFAWWVQRFEAILDYVDIIRIDHFRGFEAYWAVPQGEETAINGEWIKAPGKEFFALVKQRLGKLPILAEDLGIITPEVEALRDEFEFPGMKVLQFAFGSDPGNPFLPFNYPRNAVVYTGTHDNDTTVGWFNTANDYEKQNLLLYLGGVSSDGINWDLIRLALISVANQAIIPLQDILGLGTESRMNYPGTTEGNWEWRYEESVLSQELSNRLKTITQLCGRSPKTS comes from the coding sequence ATGCCCTTTCCAAGATCCAGTGGAATTTTACTTCATCCCAGTTGTTTTCCCAGTCGCTTCGGGATTGGTGACCTGGGGTTGGAAGCCTATCGTTTTATTGATTTTCTGAAAGAGAGCTATCAGCAGTATTGGCAAGTTTTACCCCTAGGTCCCACGGGCTATGGTAGTTCTCCTTACATGTGCTATTCTGCCATGGCGGGGAATCACTTACTAATTAGTCCAGACAAGCTAGTAAATGAGGGTTTGTTATGTGAGGCTGACTTTGCTGATTTACCCCAATTTACTGCTGATAAAGTAGATTTTGCACAAGTGATCCCCCAAAAAATCAATTTGCTTCAGCGGGCATGCGATAATTTTCAAAGAAGTGCTAATAGTCACCAAAGGACGGCATTTGATCAATTTTGCCAGAGCAAAGGTTATTGGTTAAACAATTATGCCTTGTTTATGTCTATCAAAGATGCTCAAGAGGGAGAAGGCTGGTACAATTGGCCATTAGAACTAGCTAAGCGGGAGCCAGAAGCAATAAGCAAGATTGAGCAAGATTTAGCAGAACAAATATTCTATTACAAATTTATTCAATATGAGTTTTTTCGTCAGTGGTCAGAACTCAAAGAGTACGCCAACGAACGGGGAATAGGTATTATTGGGGATATACCCATTTATGTAGCTCATGATAGTGCTGACGTGTGGGCAAATCCCGAGTTTTTTGCCTTAGATACAAAGACGGGAGCGGTGGATCTAATGGCCGGGGTGCCACCAGACTATTTTAGCGCCACTGGTCAATTGTGGGGAAATCCGGTGTACAACTGGGAGGAATTAGAAAAGCAGGATTTTGCATGGTGGGTACAACGTTTTGAAGCCATACTAGATTATGTGGATATAATCCGCATTGACCACTTTCGGGGTTTTGAAGCCTATTGGGCTGTTCCCCAAGGAGAAGAAACTGCCATTAATGGGGAGTGGATAAAAGCACCTGGAAAAGAGTTTTTTGCCCTAGTTAAACAAAGACTTGGCAAATTGCCAATTCTAGCTGAAGATCTGGGAATTATCACCCCAGAGGTAGAGGCGCTAAGAGATGAATTTGAGTTTCCTGGAATGAAGGTATTACAATTTGCCTTCGGTTCCGATCCTGGCAATCCATTTCTACCCTTTAACTATCCCAGAAATGCTGTGGTCTATACTGGTACCCATGATAATGACACGACTGTTGGCTGGTTTAACACTGCCAACGACTACGAAAAGCAAAACCTGTTATTATACTTAGGTGGTGTTAGTAGTGATGGAATTAACTGGGACTTGATCCGACTAGCTTTGATATCCGTTGCTAATCAGGCAATCATTCCCCTACAGGATATTTTGGGGTTGGGAACGGAGTCCAGAATGAACTACCCGGGTACAACAGAAGGTAACTGGGAATGGCGTTATGAAGAAAGTGTGCTAAGTCAAGAACTGAGCAATCGTCTCAAGACCATCACTCAACTTTGTGGTCGATCTCCCAAAACTTCCTGA
- the sipA gene encoding regulatory protein SipA → MSREFFIGSRVRLVTLPPYIKTADPMPMLRPPDVVSMQEEGTVIDLRPGGYWVVHFSQGTFLVEGQYMERADY, encoded by the coding sequence ATGTCTAGAGAATTTTTTATTGGCAGTAGAGTTCGTTTAGTTACCCTACCCCCCTATATCAAAACTGCTGATCCCATGCCCATGTTACGTCCTCCGGATGTAGTTAGCATGCAGGAAGAAGGTACAGTTATTGACCTGCGACCGGGGGGATATTGGGTAGTGCATTTTAGCCAGGGTACCTTTCTAGTAGAAGGTCAATATATGGAAAGAGCAGATTATTGA
- a CDS encoding lysophospholipid acyltransferase family protein, translating into MTREREPLISLALYHAFKWSVVSPMLHAYFGGKIYGVENVPQTGGLVIVSNHASYFDPPIVSNCVCRPVAYMAKEELFKIPVLAQAIKLYGAYPVSRGTADRGAIRYALEYLENDWAVGVFLEGTRTSDGRIHDPKRGAALLAAKAKVPLLPVSLWGSEKIVQPGTPIPRKVPLTIRIGKLIATPSSTSKEELEAVTRQCAEAINRLHDLGR; encoded by the coding sequence GTGACCAGAGAACGGGAACCCTTAATTAGTTTAGCACTTTACCACGCTTTCAAATGGTCGGTGGTTAGCCCCATGTTACACGCTTACTTTGGGGGCAAAATCTATGGGGTGGAAAATGTTCCCCAAACCGGTGGGTTGGTGATCGTCAGTAACCACGCCAGTTACTTTGACCCTCCCATAGTTTCTAATTGTGTATGTCGTCCTGTAGCATACATGGCCAAAGAGGAATTATTCAAAATTCCTGTTTTAGCCCAGGCTATTAAATTATATGGTGCCTATCCAGTGAGTCGCGGTACAGCAGATAGAGGAGCAATTAGATACGCTCTGGAATATTTAGAAAATGATTGGGCAGTGGGAGTATTTTTAGAAGGAACTAGAACCAGTGATGGGCGTATTCATGACCCTAAACGAGGCGCCGCACTACTAGCTGCTAAAGCCAAGGTTCCCCTATTACCGGTGAGTTTGTGGGGAAGTGAAAAAATCGTCCAACCGGGTACACCTATTCCCCGCAAGGTTCCCTTAACTATTAGAATTGGTAAATTGATTGCAACTCCTAGTTCCACAAGTAAGGAGGAATTGGAAGCAGTTACTCGTCAATGTGCGGAAGCTATAAATAGGTTACATGACTTGGGTAGGTAG
- a CDS encoding DUF2288 domain-containing protein — protein MSDLKEKLTENLDEAEWEWLVPHAQRDAIIVVASGLDLLDVGEAIASDNTQSVGVWIDEQLISKPSPIQLGDWNGNPTKRFNALIIEPYVLIQEK, from the coding sequence ATGTCAGATTTAAAAGAAAAGCTAACAGAGAACCTAGATGAAGCAGAATGGGAATGGTTAGTCCCCCATGCGCAAAGAGATGCTATCATTGTGGTAGCATCGGGATTAGACCTATTAGATGTGGGAGAGGCGATCGCCAGTGATAATACCCAGTCTGTTGGGGTGTGGATTGATGAACAATTAATTAGCAAGCCTTCTCCCATACAGTTAGGAGATTGGAATGGGAATCCCACTAAAAGATTTAATGCGTTAATTATAGAACCTTATGTTTTAATACAGGAGAAATGA
- the rsmH gene encoding 16S rRNA (cytosine(1402)-N(4))-methyltransferase RsmH, with protein MVINNPPLTPLNQFAFSHIPVLGEELIRGLTIQAGGNYLDLTVGGGGHSRLILQAADNTKVMAVDQDLDALKAAKINLSEFGDRVDFLHTNFANFPFPPNTYDGILADLGVSSYHLDNPVRGFSFRNTANLDMRMNQQQSLTAADIVNGWDEQELTHIFFHYGEERLSRKIARRIIENRPFSTTTELAESISSCVPPKYRYGRIHPATRVFQALRLAVNDELQVLETLLHKAPPSLVPGGKIALISFHSLEDRIVKHGLRNSDLLTVMTKKPITATESEIQHNPRSRSAKLRIAQKVAF; from the coding sequence ATGGTTATCAATAACCCGCCATTAACACCATTAAATCAATTTGCTTTTTCTCATATTCCCGTTCTGGGCGAGGAATTAATTAGGGGTTTAACTATCCAAGCGGGTGGCAATTATTTGGATTTAACCGTGGGTGGTGGTGGACACTCTCGGTTAATATTACAAGCTGCTGACAACACTAAGGTGATGGCGGTTGACCAGGATTTAGACGCTCTGAAAGCAGCAAAAATCAATTTATCTGAGTTTGGAGATCGTGTTGATTTTCTACACACTAATTTTGCTAATTTTCCCTTCCCTCCCAATACTTATGATGGAATTTTGGCAGATTTGGGAGTTAGTTCCTATCATTTGGATAATCCAGTAAGGGGGTTTAGTTTTAGAAATACTGCTAATCTGGATATGCGCATGAATCAGCAACAATCTCTCACCGCTGCTGATATAGTTAATGGGTGGGATGAACAAGAACTGACCCATATTTTCTTTCACTACGGTGAAGAAAGACTTTCTCGAAAAATAGCTAGGCGCATCATCGAGAACCGCCCTTTTTCTACCACCACAGAACTAGCAGAATCCATCAGCTCCTGTGTTCCACCTAAATATCGCTATGGTAGAATCCACCCAGCAACCCGTGTGTTTCAAGCTCTACGTCTAGCAGTGAATGATGAGTTACAAGTCCTGGAAACTTTGCTTCACAAAGCACCACCCTCCCTAGTTCCTGGAGGAAAAATAGCTCTTATTAGTTTTCATAGCTTGGAGGATAGAATTGTCAAACACGGGTTACGGAACTCTGACCTATTAACGGTGATGACTAAGAAACCAATTACAGCCACAGAGTCCGAAATTCAACACAATCCCCGCTCCCGCTCAGCCAAGTTGAGAATAGCACAAAAAGTTGCTTTTTAG
- a CDS encoding 5-(carboxyamino)imidazole ribonucleotide synthase: MKRIGIIGGGQLALMMGEPAKTLGLELIVQTPAITDPAVAIAQDVVLASVGDAVATSILANKSDLITFENEFVDLDALSDLEKQGVCFRPHLGALSPLLDKYHQRCYLRDLNLPVPQFFPWVNCPDLASKIEYLGFPLVVKSRRHGYDGQGTFIVDNHASFSTLVNQVDKKPVEFLIEEFVPFTKELAIVAARSVKGEIVTYPVVETQQEKQVCRRVIVPADITPDQEDQIVAIARKILTSLGVVGVFGIELFITAGGKILINEIAPRTHNSGHFSLDACKTSQFEQQLRAVVGMDLGDTSLTVPAAVMVNLLGYEESHNEYFQTREKLATIPHSHLHWYGKRESRLGRKLGHITILIEELNRELIEKIIYEVESIWYTRNSADR, translated from the coding sequence ATGAAGCGCATAGGTATAATTGGTGGTGGACAACTAGCTTTGATGATGGGGGAACCAGCTAAAACCCTAGGTCTGGAATTGATAGTACAGACTCCTGCTATAACTGATCCAGCTGTAGCTATTGCTCAGGATGTGGTTTTAGCATCGGTTGGAGATGCGGTAGCAACGAGTATATTAGCTAATAAATCGGATCTAATCACCTTCGAAAATGAGTTTGTTGATTTAGATGCTTTGTCTGATTTAGAGAAGCAAGGTGTGTGTTTTCGTCCCCATTTAGGCGCTTTATCTCCTTTATTGGATAAATACCATCAAAGATGCTATTTGAGAGATTTAAATTTACCTGTGCCGCAATTTTTCCCTTGGGTAAATTGCCCAGATTTGGCATCAAAAATAGAATATTTGGGGTTTCCCCTAGTGGTTAAATCTAGAAGACATGGTTATGATGGTCAGGGCACTTTTATTGTAGACAATCATGCTAGTTTCTCTACTTTAGTCAATCAAGTTGATAAGAAACCTGTTGAATTCCTCATTGAAGAATTTGTTCCTTTTACTAAAGAGTTGGCAATTGTTGCTGCTCGTTCAGTGAAGGGAGAGATTGTGACCTACCCAGTAGTAGAAACCCAACAGGAAAAACAGGTTTGTCGCAGGGTCATTGTCCCAGCGGATATTACCCCTGACCAGGAAGACCAAATTGTGGCGATCGCCCGCAAGATATTAACCAGTTTAGGAGTAGTGGGGGTATTTGGGATTGAGTTATTTATTACTGCTGGGGGGAAGATTTTAATCAACGAAATTGCACCGAGGACTCATAACTCTGGGCATTTTTCCCTAGATGCTTGTAAAACATCCCAATTTGAGCAACAGCTCAGAGCTGTAGTGGGAATGGATTTAGGGGACACAAGTTTAACCGTTCCAGCTGCGGTCATGGTCAACCTATTAGGGTATGAAGAATCACATAATGAGTATTTCCAGACTAGGGAAAAATTAGCAACTATTCCCCACTCTCATCTACACTGGTATGGCAAAAGGGAATCCCGTCTGGGACGTAAATTAGGACATATCACAATATTAATAGAAGAGCTAAATCGGGAGTTGATAGAGAAAATTATCTACGAAGTGGAATCTATATGGTATACTAGGAATAGTGCAGATAGATAG
- a CDS encoding pentapeptide repeat-containing protein produces MKQLGLLLSLTIILWCITLPAVAVDWTHPLSFSNAELGRHNFSGQNLQAAEFSNANLEMANFANADLRGAVFSASVMTQANLHGADLTNAMLDQVKLTDADLSDAIFIEAILLRSNFAKTNIDGADFSEAILDRGQIRDLCKSARGINSRTHVQTRDSLGCG; encoded by the coding sequence ATGAAGCAACTAGGTTTATTATTGTCGTTGACAATCATCCTCTGGTGTATAACATTGCCAGCAGTAGCAGTGGATTGGACTCATCCCCTATCATTTAGCAACGCTGAGTTAGGAAGACATAATTTTTCTGGACAAAATTTACAAGCTGCTGAATTCTCTAATGCTAATTTAGAGATGGCTAATTTTGCTAATGCTGACTTGCGAGGAGCAGTTTTCAGTGCTTCTGTGATGACCCAAGCAAATTTACATGGGGCGGACTTAACCAATGCTATGCTGGATCAGGTAAAATTAACAGATGCTGATTTAAGTGATGCCATTTTTATAGAGGCAATTTTGCTGCGTTCTAACTTTGCGAAGACCAACATTGATGGAGCAGATTTCAGCGAAGCTATCTTAGACAGGGGACAAATAAGGGATTTGTGTAAGAGTGCTAGGGGAATAAATTCTCGAACCCATGTTCAAACTCGTGATTCTTTGGGGTGTGGATGA